TCACCACTCGCGCGGCGTTGACACAGAGTCGAATAAAGGGCGCTGCCCGCATTACTCTCCGCACACAAAACCCAAACATTGTCTCGACTCGCACGATCAAGAGTGCTTGTGCGCAGCCTACAGATTCATCGGGGCGTCATTTGCAGTCAAATGGCTACAGTTTTGGGTCACTGTAATGTGTAATCAGGCCATAGCTTTGCACTTCTTTGCGGCCATAGACCGTGCATTTATACTCCGTGCGCGGATAGTATTAGAATATATCCAGGGATCATCCTTAGAAGAACAAAAGCCCGCCTTGAGAGCCTTGAGAGATTGCCCTCTACGCAGAGCATCGTGCATCTGTCCACGTGAGTGGGTCTCGAGCTCAGCCCGTGGTGGCGCATTCCTGCATGAACGCTTCGTCCTCCAAGCCACCTTGTATTCTGAGCTTCGCCCCGTTGCAATTTGAGGCCGCCTCCAGTCGCGAATAACCGCAAGCTCGCGGCAAGATGCAAGCAAGACTCCTAAGACTCCAACATGGAAATGCTATCACACTCTACGATCATGGACCAGTCAAGAGAACGATTCCTGTGCCAAGCTGAGACAGAAGGACGTCTCTCTGAACAGGACTCGAAGTACCACATATTCAGCTTACAAGCAGTAAGTCGTGCATTTATTGACGAGCCGCGTGGTGGTTGACTTGCCACCGTAGGATGGCGCCATCGAGCATGAAGTTCAGTTCGATGTAGTGAGCCAAGCGCCAGCAAGCGGAAAGTCCGAGAAGCACGATACACCGCGTCGAACGATTGACTACCAGAGAGGACTAAATAGTGCTCTGAGATGCGTCTTACAAAGCAAAAGGCCCAAGCACAGAAGTGGCCATCCTGATGCTCTGCCTTTCAGAAGCGCCGAAGCCATGCGAACAGTCTTCCAGAATTTGAGCCTTCCATCAGCATACTTCGAGATAGCTGATGGCTCGCCGGCTACTGCCCAGTCGTATACATTCAAGACACAAAGTCACAATCCTCTCCGATTAGAGCTTGTAGCACATTGCATTACCAAGCAAGGAGACTGGGCCGTGGCTCTCACTCACTCTGCTTCAACAGGATCTACCACCGTGTTCTGGAGTCTAGACGAGCGAATAGACTCTTCGCGGCTTAGCGAAGATCTACTAGCGTTTCCTCAACATGCTATACATCCAATGCTAATCCCATGCATCATGTTCGCCGCAACCCTCCGGATGGCAGTCGAGCGGCGGCATATGATCAAAGACCGATTACAAATGCTAGAAGACTCCATACCACGCATTGGCCGAACAGTATCCATCATCTCCGAGAAAGTGCATGAGCAAGATGCTGCTTTCGAGGACTCGCACGACTTCGACAGGCTGTTCAATCTACTCCACAGCTGCAGGAAAGATCAAGCAAGCAGAAAGGGCAGGTACGACTTCTGACAAAGCTTCCGTGACGTGATAGAGCAAGGTTTTCTGTATTTCGAGAGCCTACTAAAGAAGCAGCCAAACGAAGAGCACTTCCAGATCAATGCAGAGCTGAAGCGATGGTACGATATTACATGGCAACGGATCGAGAGTCTGATGGCTCGAGACAAAGACCACATCGACAGGGTAGAGAACTTCTCTCAGACCGTCAGTCCTCCAACACGCCTGTAGAGATCCATGAACTGACGTACCCGGAGCTTTACAGCCTGATCCAGCAGCGGGAGATCCAACTCCAATCGAGTATCGCAAGAGCTGCGCAGCGAGATAGCGAGGGCATGAAGTATATCGCGGTACTTGGCTCGATCTTTCTACCGGCCAGCTTGATCGCGGTAAGCCATCGTAAGGACCGTGGCACAACGACGCTGACCTGTGTCAGACCATCCTGAACGTCCCCGTGTTCCAATTTGCTCGGGGCCCAACACTATTTGGTGCGTATATGGCCATCACGATCCCTTTCTCAGCGATCGTGGTCTATCTGTGTCTCAGCCGTCCGTACTGGATCAAGTGGCGACAGGGACGATCATTCACGAGGAGACGGGGTGATGTGTCGATGAAACGCACAGCGACAGGGATGGCGTGAGCATGGTGCTCTTGGAAGATGGCAGTAGCCAGAGCGTATTATGGATTCTTCGACCATCAATCAGCACAGTGGCATCATCACCCAGGTCACGGAGATCGAAGTGATCCGCGCCTCTTCCACGCGCCTCTGTGCAAACGTGTCGATGCTTCGAGAGGACTCTAGAGGACTATGCATTCACAACAGAGCCTCTAAGAGCAAAGACTTACTTTGTGTATATATCTGAGGTCGTCAGGGCCACGAGGCGACGACAATAGACCCACTACTCTGATCACGGGGACAATTGCTTACATTCACATGCGAATCCACTTCTATTCCCTTCTTTCTTCCCTCTGAGTCGCAATGCTCTACGACCCTCTACAAGACAGGTCTATACACCACCACAACGCCGTCAAGATCACCTCTGTACTTTTATCTCACCTTCTCGAGCCACAGTATGCTAACCTATGCACGAAGCGACACGCCTCTTTCACTCCCCCACGCCCAGCATGTGCAAACGCAAGCCACCGTCAAAATACCGCGACTGTCCGCACATGCAGTTCCCGGTCGCGCGTATCAGTGAATACTGCGTACAGACCAGTAAGTGAAAGGACATTAGGGAGGGATGAATGCATGTGCTGACATATGATAGTCCAAGACAACTTACGGGCCGCACGTGAAGGCTTTTCATTCTCCATCTGGCCTTGCGCGTCAATGCCTCCACCCACCATTGAGGTGCTAGGGCAGTGCGAGCTCTGCCATCCTCGCAAGGGAGACCGTCTGATTTTGGCGAGTATCAACGAAGCGGCGCTGACCGCGGCACGTGAGAGGGAGGCGGGAAGTGAAAGTGGGGAGGAGAATGTCCCGCCTTCGTAGCATATGGTACCGTAATATCGCGTCGGGGATCGGCGTCTCCGAAGATACTATACGACCAGGCAAGCAGAGCGCGCTGCCCACTATTCACGCTGGATTTGTTTGCAGATATGCATCCCCTGCACACCGCGCTACTTCGTCTTCTCAAACATCTTCTCGACCATCCCTCTACAAATAGGATGATAAAAGTCCTTCAATCTCTCAAAAGTACTGTCAGCCAGCTTCCGATCACACTTAATCAGCTCCTTATACAGCGGCCTCACAAACTTCATCCTGCCAACCTCACCTAGCAGCTTGGCCGTAGGCTCATACACGCTCTGGTCGCGAGCTTGAAGCCCTACTACTAGATAGCGACTCACAAGCTCAACGTTCTTGCTGCTGGCGAAGCCGTACTCTTTGCCCATGGTATCAACGAGCTCTGGGGAAAGGGGCTTGTCGAAGGTCTGGACTTTCTCGAGGAAGACGACGCTTTGATTTGCTGTGAAGTTCTCGATGTCCTTGCTACTGGGCTTGAAGTTTGCTTTGCCTAAGTTGAGCGCTTGCCATTGGTCTGCTAGTTGGTAGCATTGGTCGGCGAGTTCGGTATCGAAGTCGGGCTTGGGTGGGTAACCGGCTGAGTAGAACCACTTGTCCCAGTCCACGTCATTGAGCTTCTTCGCTGCATCGTTGTCGTTGGCGAAGAAGTCCAGCAGGGTGGCTTTGAACTACAAACAAAACTATGTCAGCTATATTCGAGAAGCGCATGGTAGTATCACAGCGGTGCGTGCTGCGCGTGAAGTGAGGCGGGCGCATGTTCTTGGATGGCGTCCTCCAGTCACGTACCTCGTAGCTGTCCACGGACTTTTGCTTGAAAGCGGTGAAGTAGTGTGGAATGAACTTATCCCACTTGGCCTTCCCTACCAACTTCTCCAGGTGATAGAGGAAGACGAAACCCTTCTCGTACGGCACGCTCGAGAAAGCATCGTCCGGATCCTTGCCCTATAAGAGAACCGAGTCAGCTATGCTCGAGCGCCGTGTGGGGGGTCTCAGAGGACGCTATCTGCAGAGAAACGCAGCGGAGTATCGTTGCGCATCTCTCAGACCTACTGAACAGGCCTGATGCCTTGCAGAACATACCTTCAGATCCGGAATGAGTTTCGTGAACTCGTGATCTTCACCGAACCCATCAATACTGTCGCTGAGAGCTTTCCAGCCAATGATGGCAGAGAAGTCGCGGTGCTTGTCACCTCCGTGGATTTCGGCCACGAGACGTCGCTCCAGATACACAGTCCAGCCTTCATTCAGCCAGAAGTGCTCCCAGCTAGCATTGCTTACGAGATTACCAGACCAGGAGTGGGCAAGTTCGTGAGCAATGACGTCCACGTTCTGCCTATCGCCGGATATCAGAGTCGGTGTTGCGAAGGTATACACCGGATTCTCCATGCCGCCGTACGGAAAGCTAGGAGGAAGAACCAGAACGTTGTATGTAGTCCAAGCGTAGGGATACACGAGCTTCTCCGCGGTCTGCCACAGCATCAGTTCGAGTACTTGG
Above is a genomic segment from Fulvia fulva chromosome 3, complete sequence containing:
- a CDS encoding Leukotriene A-4 hydrolase — protein: MAIRPTKASDAVALEAARNIHAPRDPNTLSNYNAWRTKHTTANFTIDFDAKRLLGTVQLELEKLADESKIVLDTSHLNIVSVDIGDEKVDWDLSAKRVEPYGSPLTIDLNKKQLEAASPRLTLQIGVQTTKDCTALQWLTPGQTSNKKHPYMFSQCQAIHARSLLPCQDTPDVKSTYSFNIRSPLPVLASGLPAGVKDFQPGENGKPGTLLYSYNQEIPMASYLFALASGDLASASVGPRSTVWTGPEELKASQWEFEKDTEAFIQTAEKLVYPYAWTTYNVLVLPPSFPYGGMENPVYTFATPTLISGDRQNVDVIAHELAHSWSGNLVSNASWEHFWLNEGWTVYLERRLVAEIHGGDKHRDFSAIIGWKALSDSIDGFGEDHEFTKLIPDLKGKDPDDAFSSVPYEKGFVFLYHLEKLVGKAKWDKFIPHYFTAFKQKSVDSYEFKATLLDFFANDNDAAKKLNDVDWDKWFYSAGYPPKPDFDTELADQCYQLADQWQALNLGKANFKPSSKDIENFTANQSVVFLEKVQTFDKPLSPELVDTMGKEYGFASSKNVELVSRYLVVGLQARDQSVYEPTAKLLGEVGRMKFVRPLYKELIKCDRKLADSTFERLKDFYHPICRGMVEKMFEKTK